The DNA sequence TTAACTCACAAGATGTGATTGAAATCCGAAGTCTATTGTTAAACGGCAAAACTCCAACATCAGTAATTGCTGAAAAATTTGGCGTAACTTGTGGTGCTATAGCTCATATCAGACAAGGGAGAACATTTCAATGGCTAACATAAAACAAATTTCGCTGGACGTGGAAACTTTTTCGTCTGCTGAGCTCACAAAATGTGGGACTTATAAATATTGCGAATCGCCAGATTTTTCTATTTTACTTTTCAGCTACTCCATTGACGGCGGCGAGGTTCATATCGTTGACCTTGCAAACGGCGAGACCGTTCCTGCCGAAGTACTCGACGCATTAACGGACGATACCGTAGAGAAATGGGCTTTCAACGCCAACTTCGAGCGGGTCTGCCTTTCGCGGTATCTGTCAGGCATGGGCATCAGCCTTGACCCCTTCGCCGACAACCACCACTCCGCCGCTGTCTTTGGCAAAGCGAAATACCTGAACCCCAAATCGTGGCGCTGCGCGATGGTATGGTCGGCGTACATGGGGCTGCCGCTCTCGCTTGAAGGCGCGGGCGCGGTGCTGGGGCTTGAAAAACAGAAGCTGACCGAAGGCAAGGAACTCATCCGCTATTTCTGCTCGCCATGCAAGCCAACCGCCGCGGGCGGGCAGCGAACACGCAATCTTCCAGAACACGCCCCTGAAAAGTGGGAAGCGTTCAAAGCATACAACCGCCGCGATGTGGAAGCGGAACTGTCTATTCAAGAGAGACTCGCCAAGTTCCCCGTGCCGGATTCCATTTGGGATGAGTATGCCCTCGACCAGGAAATAAACGACCGTGGCGTGGCTTTGGATATGACGCTCGTCCGCTACGCCATCAAAGCTGATTCCCGTTCCCGCGCCGAATTGACCCGGCTGATGAAGGAACTCACCGACCTTGACAACCCGAACTCCGTGCGGCAGATGAAGCAGTGGCTCGCTGACAACGGCATGGAGACAGATACCCTCGGCAAAAAGGCGGTCACGGAACTGCTCAAGGACGCGCCGGAGCCGCTCGGAAAAGCGCTGGCTCTCCGTCAGCAGTTGGCGAAATCGTCAGTCAGAAAATACCAGGCGATGGAGAATGCTGTCTGCGCCGATGGTCGGGCAAGGGGGATGTTCCAATTCTACGGGGCGAACCGGACCGGGAGATGGGCGGGACGGCTAATACAGATGCAGAACCTCCCTCAGAACCATTTGCCAGACCTCGAACAAGCGCGGAGCCTTGTCAGAAACGGAGACTTCGCCGCCCTTGAGCTGCTCTACGACAACATTCCAGATGTCCTTTCCCAATTAATCCGCACGGCGTTTGTGCCGAAAGACGGCCACAAGCTAATCGTCGCTGATTTCTCGGCGATTGAAGCACGTGTTATTGCATGGCTCTCCGGGGAGCGGTGGCGTAACGAGGTATTCGCCACCCACGGCAAAATCTACGAGGCGTCGGCAAGCCAGATGTTTAATGTGCCGCTTGAGGCTGTCACTAAGGGCAGCCTGCTCCGGCAGAAGGGCAAAATCGCCGAACTCGCCCTTGGCTACGGCGGCTCGGTTGGCGCGCTCAAAGCAATGGGCGCGCTTGAGATGGGCTTGTCGGAGGATGAGCTGCAAGCACTCGTCACGGCTTGGCGGGCATCCAACCCGAACATCGTGCGGTTCTGGTGGGACGTTGACCGCGCTGCCATGACTGCGGTCAGGGACAGGACGGTTACCGAGACCCACGGCATCCGCTTCGGTTATCAGAGCGGAATGCTGTTCATCACCCTCCCGTCCGGCAGACAGCTCTGCTACGTCAAGCCCCGCATCGGCACAAACCGGTTCGGCTCGGACTGCGTGACCTACGAGGGCGTCGGCGGCACAAAGAAATGGGAACGGATCGAAAGCTACGGCCCCAAATTTGTGGAGAACATCGTACAGGCAACGAGCCGCGATATCCTCTCTTACGCCATGCGGACGCTCCGGTATTGTTCCATCGTCATGCACGTCCACGATGAGATTGTGATCGAAGCCGACAAAAGGATGTCCACCAAGGTTCTCTGCCGGCAAATGAGCCGGACGCCGCCGTGGGCGAAGGGGCTCCTGCTCCTTGCCGACGGGTTCGATTGCCCATTTTACAAAAAAGATTAACGGTTTGGTTGCCAATCCGCCCCTCGCTGTCCTGTGGATGGTGAGGGGTTTTTAACCTCTCGAAAATATATTTTCAGGAGGTTAAACATGAATGAATTACAGGTGTTCTCCTACGAGGGGAACGACGTAAGAACAGTGCTCCAAGGCGACGAAACGCTCTGGGTGCTGAAAGATGTGTGCGATGTGCTTGGGCTGTCGGACACGAACAAGGTGGCGGAACGTTTGGACGGCGATGAGCTGACCCGAGTCAAATTCGTGTCAGGCGGACAGGCCCGCGAAATGTACGCCGTGAACGAGAGCGGCCTCTACAACGTAATCCTCCGTTCCGACAAGCCCGAAGCCAAAAAATTCAAGCGTTGGGTCACCCACGAGGTGCTTCCAGCCATCCGCAGGCATGGCGCCTATGTCACCCCCGCCAAGCTTGAAGAAATCATGAACGACCCCGACGCTTGGATTAAGGTGCTGACCGCCCTTAAAGAGGAACGCGCGGCAAAGGAACGATTGCAGCTGGAAGCTATCGAAAACAAGCCAAAGGTGATATTCGCCGATGCCGTTTCGGTATCCGAGGGTACGATCCTTATCGGTGAATTGGCTAAAATCCTCAAGGGCAACGGGATCGAAATCGGGCAGAACCGCCTTTTTGAAAGGCTCCGTCAGGACGGTTACCTCATCAAGCGAAAGGGTACGGATTACAACGCCCCGACCCAGAGAGCGATGGAACTGGGGCTGTTCAAGGTCAAAGAAACCGCCATTACGCACTCAGACGGCCACGTCACCATCAGTAAAACGACCAAGGTCACGGGTAAGGGGCAGCAATATTTCATCAACCTCTTCCTTGGGGAAAGGGGCGGCGATGGACAGATATAACGCGCAAGGCTACCCTGACCTGACGGCTTATGAAGCGCTGATAGCGGTAGCCAAAACCGAAACCCCGGCAAAGCGATACCGGCCGCTTGTATACGTCGCTTCGCCCTTTGCCGGGGAAACGGAGTACAACATATCTAAGGCGCGGGGATATTGCCGCTTCGCCGTGTCCAAGGGGTGCATCCCTCTTGCCCCGCACTTGCTCTACCCGCAGTTTATGGACGACGGCGACCAGGAAGAACGGGAACTGGGGCTGTTCTTTGCCCTCGTCCTGCTCGGCAAGTGCGATGAGCTCTGGGTTTTTGGGGAGAAAATCAGCACAGGCATGGCCGCCGAGATCGCCAAGGCGAAGAAGCGCGGGATGCCCATCAAATACTTTAACCACAAATGCGAGGTGTTGGGGCATGGAACTTAAAATCGCATACGGCGACAGCCGCCTGTCAAAGCGGTGGGTCAACAAGAAAACCACCTTCGATGAGTTATGCGAGCGTTTCAAGGTTACCCGCCGCACAACCGAGACGGTCGCCGAATACAAGAAATTCACCAAAGATAAACGCGACGCCACCAAGGACGTGGGCGGCTACGTCCTCGGGCACCTCAAGGGCGGCAGGCGCAAGAAAGACACGGTCGAGAGCCGTTCGGGGATCACCCTCGACGCAGACCACGCCGATAGCAGTTTTATCGACACCGTGGAGATGCTTTTCCCGCACAGGTGCGCGGTCTACTCCACCCACAGCCACACGCTGGAAGAACCCCGGCTTCGTGTGGTTATCCCGCTTGCCCGCGAGGTTTCGCCGGATGAATACGCCGCACTCTCCCGGCTGGTGGCGGAGGCCGTCGGCATGGACTATTTCGACGACAGCACCTACGAGCCGGAACGCCTGATGTACTGGCCGTCCACGCCCTCGGACGGGGAATATATCTTCAAAATAATCGACGGCGACACCCTCGATCCCGACGCATACCTCTCGAAGCTGTCCGACTGGCGGGACTGCTCGCTCTGGCCTACGTCAAGCCGCCAGTCCGAGGTAATCCAGCGGAGCATCCGCCAACAGCAAGACCCGCTCGCCAAGGAAGGCTTGGTCGGGGCTTTCTGCCGCGCATACCCGATAGAGGACGTAATCGCGGCGTTCCTTCCCGACGTGTACG is a window from the Selenomonadales bacterium genome containing:
- a CDS encoding phage antirepressor KilAC domain-containing protein, producing MNELQVFSYEGNDVRTVLQGDETLWVLKDVCDVLGLSDTNKVAERLDGDELTRVKFVSGGQAREMYAVNESGLYNVILRSDKPEAKKFKRWVTHEVLPAIRRHGAYVTPAKLEEIMNDPDAWIKVLTALKEERAAKERLQLEAIENKPKVIFADAVSVSEGTILIGELAKILKGNGIEIGQNRLFERLRQDGYLIKRKGTDYNAPTQRAMELGLFKVKETAITHSDGHVTISKTTKVTGKGQQYFINLFLGERGGDGQI
- a CDS encoding DUF4406 domain-containing protein, translating into MDRYNAQGYPDLTAYEALIAVAKTETPAKRYRPLVYVASPFAGETEYNISKARGYCRFAVSKGCIPLAPHLLYPQFMDDGDQEERELGLFFALVLLGKCDELWVFGEKISTGMAAEIAKAKKRGMPIKYFNHKCEVLGHGT